CCACCAGCCACCCCTGGAGACAGCAGCACATGAACACCCAGACCCGCGAGACCACGTCGATGAGCGATGCGCAGGACAAAGCAGGCACCCTGATCGAGGCCCTGCCGTGGATCCAGCGCTTTGCCGGCACCACCATGGTGATCAAGTACGGCGGCAACGCCATGGTCAACGACGAGCTCCGCCGTGCGTTCGCCGAGGACGTCGTCTTCCTGCACCACGTGGGCATCCACCCCGTGGTGGTGCACGGCGGCGGTCCGCAGATCAACGCCATGCTCAGCCGCCTGGGCATCGAGTCAGAATTCAAGGGCGGCCTGCGCGTCACCACCCCCGAGGCCATGGACGTGGTCCGTATGGTGCTCACCGGGCAGGTGGGCCGGGAACTCGTCGGGCTGATCAACTCCCACGGCCCGTACGCCGTCGGCATGTCCGGCGAGGACGGCGGCCTGCTGCGGGCCGTCCGCACCGGGACCGTCGTGGACGGCGAAGAAGTGGACCTGGGCCTCGTCGGGGAAGTCGTGGGCGTCAACCCGGAGGGGATTGTCGATATCCTCGCGGCCGGCCGGATCCCGGTGATTTCCACCGTTGCCCCGGAAATCATTGATGAGGGAACCGGTGATGAAGGAACCAAACGGTTCCAGACCACCGGGCTGGTGCTCAACGTCAATGCGGACACCGCGGCCGCGGCAGTGGCGTCGGCACTGGGCGCCTCCAAGCTGGTTATCCTGACCGACGTCGAAGGCCTTTACGCGAACTGGCCGGACAAGTCATCGCTCATTTCGTCGCTGACGGCCTCGGAGCTGCGGGAGATGCTGCCGCGGCTGGAGTCCGGGATGATCCCCAAAATGGCGGCCTGCCTGAGGGCTGTCGACGAGGGCGTGGAGCGTGCGCACATTGTGGACGGGCGCCTCCCGCACTCCATGCTGCTGGAAACCTTCACCACCGCGGGCATTGGCACGCAGGTGGTCCCTGACGAGGAAGTGAACGCATGAGCCAGATTGAAAAGTCCCCGGTGGTCGACCTTGTCGAAACCAAAGGCCACACGACCGGAGCCGAGTGGCTGAACCGCTACTCCTCCTCGCTCATGGGCGTCTTCGGCACACCGCAGCGCGTCCTGGTGCGCGGGGCCGGGTGCCTGGTCTGGGACGCCGACGGCAAGGAATACCTTGACCTGCTCGGCGGCATCGCCGTCAACGCCATGGGCCACGCCCACCCCTTCGTGACCTCGGTGATCTCCAGCCAGCTGGCCACCCTGGGCCACGTCTCCAACTTCTTCACCAGCCCCACGCAGATCGCGCTGGCTGAAAAGCTGCTGGAACTGAGCAAAGCGCCGGCCGGTTCCAAAGTGTTCTTCGCGAACTCCGGCACTGAGGCCGTTGAGGCGGCGTTCAAGCTGGCCCGCCGCAACTCCGGCGCGGGCGCGGATGGAAACGGGAAAACACGGACAAAGATCATCGCCCTGGAGGGCGCCTTCCACGGCCGGACCATGGGCGCCCTGGCCCTGACTGCAAAGGAAGCGTACCGGGCGCCGTTTGAACCGTTGCCCGGCGGCGTGGTGCACATCCCGTTCGGGGACGTCGA
This genomic window from Arthrobacter sp. 24S4-2 contains:
- the argB gene encoding acetylglutamate kinase, yielding MNTQTRETTSMSDAQDKAGTLIEALPWIQRFAGTTMVIKYGGNAMVNDELRRAFAEDVVFLHHVGIHPVVVHGGGPQINAMLSRLGIESEFKGGLRVTTPEAMDVVRMVLTGQVGRELVGLINSHGPYAVGMSGEDGGLLRAVRTGTVVDGEEVDLGLVGEVVGVNPEGIVDILAAGRIPVISTVAPEIIDEGTGDEGTKRFQTTGLVLNVNADTAAAAVASALGASKLVILTDVEGLYANWPDKSSLISSLTASELREMLPRLESGMIPKMAACLRAVDEGVERAHIVDGRLPHSMLLETFTTAGIGTQVVPDEEVNA